A window of Pedobacter lusitanus contains these coding sequences:
- a CDS encoding Do family serine endopeptidase: MKKIALIVLAAFIGGAVAIGGYKMLERNSSGLTLAEKQNVLFASNPVKISSTGAVDFVQAAAAVSPAVVHIRTTFNTENAGGGSGSPMDMMEEFFGGRGGRRSRAPRAASGSGVILTPDGYIVTNNHVVDNAEKIQVVLSDRRKVEAKVIGRDPNTDLALIKVDATDLPVVKMGNSDNVQVGEWVLAVGFPLDLQTTVTAGIVSAKARAIGILNRDQQPTEEEFEEYQRTGKAPARTNSAIESYIQTDAAINPGNSGGALVNANGELIGINAAIASQTGTNEGYGFAIPVNLAKKILEDFKKFGSVKRGYVGVTFQELNADAAENLKIKDVSGLYVNDVMPNGGGAAAGIKKGDIIKKVEGKDVFASPDLQEKIGRMSPGDKVQLTISRDGKEQNVNVTLRGDESVNKAKNLYAAKTTGTTMSKLGASFAPASPAVKAKFGAKNGVVVTAVEPGKAFDNLDIPKGLLVTSINGKPVNSAKDVEAALPTSKNGKTTVSGVGPNGNYTFSFN; the protein is encoded by the coding sequence ATGAAAAAAATAGCATTAATAGTTTTAGCTGCATTCATTGGAGGTGCAGTAGCAATTGGCGGTTATAAAATGTTAGAGCGCAATAGTAGTGGGCTCACGCTGGCTGAAAAGCAAAATGTTCTTTTTGCCAGCAATCCGGTAAAGATATCTTCTACAGGAGCAGTTGACTTTGTTCAGGCTGCTGCAGCGGTTTCCCCGGCAGTAGTACATATCAGAACAACTTTTAATACAGAAAATGCTGGCGGAGGCTCAGGTTCTCCAATGGATATGATGGAAGAGTTTTTTGGTGGCCGTGGAGGCAGAAGATCACGTGCACCAAGGGCTGCATCAGGTTCTGGTGTGATTTTAACGCCTGATGGTTATATCGTAACCAACAATCACGTGGTAGATAATGCAGAGAAAATCCAGGTGGTTTTATCTGATCGCCGTAAGGTTGAGGCCAAAGTAATCGGCAGAGACCCGAATACAGATTTAGCTTTAATCAAAGTGGACGCAACAGATTTACCGGTGGTAAAAATGGGTAACTCTGATAATGTTCAGGTAGGAGAATGGGTACTGGCAGTAGGTTTCCCGTTAGATCTGCAAACTACGGTAACTGCCGGAATTGTAAGTGCCAAAGCACGTGCTATTGGTATTTTAAACAGAGATCAGCAGCCAACTGAAGAAGAGTTTGAAGAGTATCAGCGTACTGGTAAGGCACCTGCAAGAACAAACAGTGCTATCGAGTCTTATATCCAGACTGATGCGGCAATTAATCCTGGAAACAGCGGTGGCGCTTTAGTGAATGCTAATGGTGAACTGATTGGTATTAATGCAGCGATAGCTTCTCAGACAGGCACTAACGAAGGTTATGGTTTTGCTATTCCGGTTAACCTGGCTAAAAAGATTCTGGAAGATTTCAAAAAATTCGGAAGTGTAAAACGTGGTTATGTAGGCGTTACTTTCCAGGAACTGAATGCTGATGCAGCAGAAAACCTGAAAATTAAAGATGTATCGGGATTATATGTGAATGATGTAATGCCAAATGGTGGTGGTGCTGCAGCGGGTATCAAAAAAGGTGATATTATCAAAAAAGTAGAAGGTAAAGACGTTTTTGCGTCTCCTGATCTTCAGGAAAAAATTGGACGTATGAGCCCTGGTGATAAAGTTCAGCTGACTATATCCAGAGATGGTAAAGAGCAGAATGTAAATGTAACTTTAAGAGGTGATGAAAGCGTTAATAAAGCCAAAAATCTTTATGCAGCAAAAACAACAGGAACTACGATGAGTAAACTGGGTGCTTCATTTGCACCGGCTTCACCTGCGGTTAAAGCTAAATTCGGCGCTAAAAACGGAGTGGTTGTCACTGCTGTTGAACCTGGTAAAGCCTTTGATAATCTGGATATTCCTAAAGGACTGCTGGTAACGTCTATCAATGGCAAACCTGTTAACAGTGCTAAAGATGTAGAGGCCGCATTGCCGACATCTAAAAATGGAAAGACTACAGTTTCGGGGGTAGGACCGAATGGAAATTATACTTTCAGCTTTAATTAA
- the dapF gene encoding diaminopimelate epimerase, giving the protein MLNTKNNDPLKPHFYKYQGAGNDFVLIDNRRQTFEYKDNNLVYQLCDRRFGVGADGLMLLQNHSEYDFEMLYFNADGKLGSMCGNGGRCIVAFAKHLGIIDTQTNFLAVDGPHYAKITAKGDWVDLQMIDVHQISRDGEAYVLNTGSPHYVEQVTELKEMDVFKKGKKIRNNTTYKKEGINVNFVEDKGDHLFVRTFERGVEDETFACGTGVTAVALAMAKKNEKTGNQVTEIEVLGGNLRVGFNYDGNDFTKVFLCGPAELVFEGNVKF; this is encoded by the coding sequence ATGTTAAATACAAAAAACAACGATCCGTTAAAACCTCATTTCTATAAATACCAGGGAGCTGGCAATGACTTTGTTTTAATCGACAACCGTCGTCAAACATTTGAATATAAGGATAATAATCTTGTTTACCAACTGTGTGACAGGCGTTTTGGCGTTGGAGCAGACGGTTTAATGCTGCTGCAAAACCACTCTGAATACGATTTTGAAATGCTCTATTTCAATGCAGACGGAAAGCTGGGCAGCATGTGCGGAAATGGTGGGAGATGTATCGTCGCCTTTGCCAAACACCTCGGCATTATAGACACCCAAACTAACTTTTTGGCAGTGGATGGCCCTCATTATGCCAAAATTACAGCAAAAGGCGACTGGGTTGATCTGCAGATGATTGACGTACATCAGATCAGCAGAGACGGAGAGGCTTATGTTTTAAATACCGGTTCTCCGCATTACGTGGAACAGGTCACAGAGCTTAAGGAAATGGATGTTTTTAAAAAAGGAAAAAAAATCCGCAACAATACGACCTACAAAAAAGAAGGTATCAATGTAAATTTCGTGGAAGACAAAGGCGATCATCTTTTTGTACGCACCTTTGAACGTGGTGTAGAGGATGAAACTTTTGCCTGCGGAACCGGAGTAACCGCAGTTGCACTTGCTATGGCTAAGAAGAATGAAAAAACCGGCAACCAGGTTACTGAAATAGAGGTTCTGGGCGGAAATCTTCGCGTTGGTTTTAACTATGACGGCAATGATTTCACCAAAGTATTTCTTTGTGGTCCTGCCGAACTGGTGTTTGAAGGCAACGTTAAATTCTAA
- a CDS encoding succinate dehydrogenase/fumarate reductase iron-sulfur subunit, translated as MSTGNMNLTLKVWRQKDNKAKGNLVDYKISEISPDMSFLEMFDVLNEQLINKGEEPVVFDHDCREGICGACSMYINGRPHGPKEGVTTCQLHMRSFKDGDTIVVEPWRAKAFPVIKDLTVDRTAFDRIIAAGGFISVNTGNAQDANALPIPKFQADLAFEAAACIGCGACVATCKNASAMLFTSAKISQLALLPQGQPERYRRVQSMVAQMDAEGFGNCTNTGACEAECPKGISLENIARMNRDFYSAKFVSEEEV; from the coding sequence ATGAGTACAGGAAATATGAATTTAACGCTGAAAGTATGGCGTCAGAAAGATAACAAAGCCAAAGGCAATTTGGTCGACTATAAAATATCAGAAATTTCTCCTGATATGTCTTTCTTAGAAATGTTCGACGTTTTAAATGAGCAGCTGATTAATAAAGGTGAAGAGCCGGTAGTTTTTGACCATGACTGCAGAGAAGGTATCTGCGGTGCATGTTCTATGTATATTAATGGAAGACCACATGGACCAAAAGAGGGTGTTACTACCTGTCAGTTGCACATGCGTTCTTTCAAAGATGGTGATACTATTGTTGTAGAACCATGGAGAGCGAAAGCTTTTCCGGTAATTAAAGATTTAACTGTAGATCGTACTGCATTTGACAGAATTATTGCAGCAGGAGGATTTATTTCAGTAAATACGGGTAATGCGCAGGATGCGAATGCACTGCCGATTCCAAAGTTCCAGGCAGATTTAGCTTTTGAAGCTGCGGCTTGTATTGGTTGTGGTGCTTGTGTGGCTACCTGTAAAAATGCATCGGCGATGTTATTTACTTCAGCTAAGATTTCACAACTGGCGTTATTGCCTCAGGGTCAGCCAGAACGCTACCGTCGTGTACAGAGTATGGTTGCACAGATGGATGCTGAAGGTTTTGGTAACTGTACCAATACCGGTGCCTGTGAAGCAGAATGCCCTAAAGGAATTTCTTTAGAGAATATTGCAAGAATGAACAGAGACTTTTATTCTGCAAAATTTGTTTCTGAGGAAGAAGTTTAA
- a CDS encoding sensor histidine kinase, translated as MIDKRALIAHSVYWLFIGGIMGLIMLFSKEPVTRSVLLVGIGYYSVINISIFYINYTLLIPQLLKRYWVYVISLIGLIILMAGVKTVLAVLYRDVILQYNNPKTGAVEYKDLISYMVLTVFVSGFFIISSCLIKFMLDWFSNTRIQRSLETEKKDMELQFLKSQLNPHFLFNSLNNIYSLAYQKSDKTADAILKLSEIMRYMIYESNDSWVALSKEIEYVQSYIELQKLRFKNGAAVEMTLNGEINDQQIIPLILISFVENAFKHGVANDPKDPIRINIIANQKILHFSITNKKSNGNKDEVGGVGLNNVERRLQLLYPERYKLNIVNSATHYTSELMLDI; from the coding sequence ATGATAGATAAGAGAGCATTGATAGCACATTCCGTTTACTGGCTGTTTATTGGTGGTATTATGGGTTTGATTATGCTTTTTAGTAAAGAGCCTGTAACCAGGTCTGTACTTCTGGTTGGCATTGGTTATTATTCGGTTATTAATATCTCTATATTTTATATTAATTATACCCTCCTAATTCCGCAGCTGCTGAAAAGATACTGGGTATATGTGATCTCTCTGATTGGCCTGATCATCCTGATGGCTGGTGTCAAAACGGTTCTTGCGGTGCTTTACAGGGATGTGATCCTTCAGTATAACAACCCCAAGACGGGTGCAGTTGAATATAAGGATCTCATTTCTTATATGGTACTGACGGTATTTGTTTCCGGATTTTTTATCATTTCGAGCTGTCTGATTAAGTTTATGCTGGACTGGTTTAGTAATACCCGTATTCAGCGCAGTCTTGAAACCGAGAAAAAGGATATGGAGCTGCAGTTCCTGAAATCGCAGCTCAATCCGCATTTTCTTTTCAATTCATTAAATAATATTTACTCGCTGGCTTATCAGAAATCTGATAAAACGGCTGATGCTATCTTAAAGTTATCAGAAATTATGCGGTACATGATCTATGAAAGTAATGATAGCTGGGTGGCACTGAGTAAAGAAATTGAGTATGTACAGAGTTATATAGAGCTGCAGAAATTAAGATTTAAAAACGGTGCTGCAGTTGAAATGACATTGAACGGTGAGATTAACGATCAGCAGATTATACCGCTGATTCTTATCTCATTTGTAGAAAATGCCTTTAAGCATGGTGTTGCAAATGACCCTAAAGACCCTATCCGGATCAATATTATTGCTAATCAGAAGATTCTGCATTTCAGTATTACGAATAAAAAAAGCAATGGGAATAAAGATGAGGTAGGGGGCGTTGGCTTAAATAATGTTGAACGTCGTTTGCAGTTACTTTATCCGGAAAGGTATAAGTTAAATATCGTAAATTCGGCTACCCACTACACTAGTGAGCTCATGCTTGATATATAA
- a CDS encoding TonB family protein codes for MLNRIYLISAGVFSLVIPFLRPEWFVKQPATQQIKIGIEQLSMMAEGTVASDENYHLSLSETVTIIYIIGALFFLGRFLFQLYRVKKLLRANPAGMAFSFFRKKVIDPAFKGKDIIEKHEDVHIRQYHTIDVLFFGLLGVLVWFNPIIYLYKTAVKNIHEYLADEAAARFQGDKETYAMLILSQAFGVNQNILTNSFFNKSLIKKRVFMLYKQRSTKTAILKYGLFLPLFAVTLLLSSATISENESLRNVAREIAAPVSLTASRLPLPGSEFLTQETNIWDPFYKHLASTIKYPAAAFKDQLQGNVIIKFTLQNGELKNVGAITQLGSGCDAEVIRAIAAFDGFKSTENGLYSIAVAFRLNGAGTQIQNKFTVTPKGYQALKSVTITGYNSSKPDNSTKVYDFVSITKQPSFPGGMNKFYAYLAKSVNYPAEAKKNNVQGKVFLSFIVEMDGTLNDIRVIRGVGSGLDEEAVRILKESPKWEPGYNDNLPVRVKYNIPISFSFTKEDNKAQELPPANALYVIDGKPVSDKAALDAISPNDIESVEVLKGAKATEIYGEAGKNGAIVVTTKK; via the coding sequence ATGCTGAACAGGATATATCTCATTTCGGCCGGTGTATTTTCTCTGGTTATTCCATTTCTAAGACCGGAATGGTTTGTGAAACAACCGGCAACCCAGCAAATTAAGATCGGCATCGAACAGCTGAGTATGATGGCAGAGGGCACTGTCGCATCTGATGAAAATTACCACCTTAGCCTGAGCGAGACGGTAACCATTATCTATATCATTGGTGCATTATTCTTCCTTGGCCGGTTCCTGTTTCAGCTATATCGTGTAAAAAAGCTGCTCAGAGCCAATCCGGCAGGCATGGCCTTTTCATTCTTCAGAAAAAAAGTAATTGATCCGGCATTTAAAGGCAAAGATATCATAGAAAAACACGAGGATGTACATATTCGTCAGTATCATACCATAGATGTCTTGTTTTTCGGGCTGCTGGGAGTCCTGGTCTGGTTTAACCCCATTATTTATCTCTATAAAACCGCTGTAAAGAACATCCATGAATATCTGGCTGATGAAGCAGCCGCCCGTTTTCAGGGAGACAAAGAAACTTATGCCATGCTTATCCTTAGCCAGGCATTCGGAGTAAATCAGAATATATTAACCAACAGTTTTTTCAACAAATCATTAATTAAAAAACGTGTATTTATGCTGTATAAACAACGCTCCACAAAAACTGCCATATTGAAATATGGCCTGTTTTTACCCCTGTTCGCGGTTACTTTGCTGTTATCATCAGCAACGATCAGCGAAAATGAAAGTTTAAGAAATGTAGCCAGAGAAATAGCTGCCCCGGTTTCTCTCACCGCATCCCGTTTACCTTTACCCGGTAGCGAATTCCTTACACAAGAAACCAATATCTGGGACCCGTTTTACAAGCATTTAGCCAGCACCATCAAATATCCTGCTGCTGCTTTTAAAGATCAGCTTCAGGGGAATGTGATCATTAAATTTACGCTGCAGAATGGCGAACTGAAAAACGTCGGTGCGATCACTCAGCTGGGCTCGGGCTGTGATGCCGAGGTTATCCGCGCAATCGCAGCATTTGACGGCTTTAAATCGACCGAAAATGGCTTATATAGCATTGCTGTAGCTTTCAGATTGAACGGAGCTGGTACACAGATACAGAATAAGTTTACTGTTACTCCAAAAGGTTATCAGGCACTGAAATCAGTTACGATAACTGGTTATAACAGTTCAAAACCAGATAACAGTACTAAGGTTTATGATTTCGTTTCTATAACCAAACAACCTTCATTCCCCGGAGGAATGAACAAATTTTATGCTTACCTGGCTAAAAGCGTTAACTATCCTGCCGAGGCCAAAAAGAATAATGTACAGGGAAAAGTATTTCTGTCTTTTATCGTAGAAATGGATGGAACGCTCAATGATATCCGTGTAATTCGCGGAGTGGGAAGCGGCCTTGATGAAGAGGCAGTAAGAATCCTGAAAGAATCACCAAAATGGGAACCGGGTTATAATGACAATCTGCCTGTAAGAGTCAAATACAATATTCCTATTTCTTTTTCTTTTACAAAGGAGGATAACAAGGCTCAGGAATTACCACCAGCTAATGCTTTATATGTTATAGATGGTAAACCAGTATCAGATAAAGCTGCTTTAGATGCTATTTCACCAAATGACATAGAATCTGTAGAGGTTTTGAAAGGCGCCAAAGCCACTGAAATTTATGGTGAAGCGGGCAAAAACGGGGCTATTGTGGTTACAACCAAAAAATAG
- a CDS encoding BlaI/MecI/CopY family transcriptional regulator: MEIKDLTKAEEQLMQIVWQIDKCFVKDVIDLLPEPKPAYNTVSTIIRILETKGFIGHEAFGKSHQYYPLISKEDYKRHATEKLLGGYFENSVESMFSFFVKEEKMDVSDVDEILKMISKLKDKSK; encoded by the coding sequence ATGGAAATTAAAGATCTGACCAAAGCCGAAGAACAACTTATGCAAATTGTCTGGCAAATCGATAAATGTTTTGTCAAGGATGTCATAGATCTATTGCCCGAACCCAAGCCGGCTTATAATACAGTCTCTACCATTATCCGGATATTGGAAACCAAAGGGTTTATCGGACATGAAGCTTTTGGAAAATCACATCAGTACTATCCCCTTATATCTAAAGAAGACTATAAACGTCACGCAACAGAAAAACTACTGGGAGGTTACTTTGAGAACTCGGTAGAAAGTATGTTTTCCTTTTTTGTGAAGGAAGAAAAGATGGACGTAAGTGATGTGGATGAAATTCTTAAAATGATCAGCAAACTTAAAGACAAATCAAAATGA
- a CDS encoding fumarate reductase/succinate dehydrogenase flavoprotein subunit: MADFNANIPEGELTVKWTKLRSSMPLVNPANKRSIEIVVVGSGLAGASAAATLAEMGYKVKCFCFQDSPRRAHSIAAQGGINAAKNYQNDGDSVYRLFYDTIKGGDYRAREANVHRLAEVSANIIDQCVAQGVPLAREYGGLLDNRSFGGTQVQRTFYAAGQTGQQLLLGAYSALERQIGMGKVEMFTRHEMLEVVVIEGKARGIIARNLITGELERHFGHAVLLGTGGYGNVFFLSTNAMGSNVTAAWKAHKKGAFFGNPCFTQIHPTCIPVSGDHQSKLTLMSESLRNDGRIWVPKKKDDQRKATDIPEEERDYYLERRYPAFGNLVPRDVASRAAKERCDAGYGVGSSKLAVYLDFTANTERYGRIEASVHNIHNPDKETCMRLGREVIKEKYGNLFDMYKQITGEDPYELPMRIYPAVHYTMGGLWVDYNLMTTVPGLYALGEANFSDHGANRLGASALMQGLADGYFVIPYTIGSYISKELATKAIPLDHPAFVEAEASVKAILDQFISIKGTKSVDYFHKRLGKIMWEKCGMARNAQGLSEAIAEIQQLRKEFWSDLRVPGSTNEFNPELEKAGRVADFIELGELMCLDALNRNESCGGHFREEYQTDEGEALRDDENYAYVSAWEYKGDVKFELHKEELKFENIKIAQRSYK; the protein is encoded by the coding sequence ATGGCAGATTTTAATGCAAATATACCGGAAGGGGAACTGACCGTGAAATGGACTAAACTGAGGTCTTCAATGCCTCTGGTTAATCCGGCGAATAAAAGAAGTATAGAAATTGTAGTAGTAGGTTCAGGACTTGCGGGTGCTTCGGCAGCAGCAACTCTGGCTGAAATGGGATATAAAGTTAAATGTTTTTGTTTCCAGGATTCACCAAGAAGAGCGCACTCTATCGCGGCTCAGGGTGGTATCAATGCGGCAAAAAATTACCAGAATGACGGAGATAGTGTTTACCGTTTATTCTATGATACAATTAAAGGTGGTGATTACCGTGCCCGTGAAGCTAACGTTCACCGTTTAGCTGAAGTCAGTGCAAATATCATTGACCAGTGTGTAGCTCAGGGTGTTCCTCTGGCAAGAGAGTATGGTGGATTACTGGATAACCGTTCATTCGGTGGTACTCAGGTTCAGCGTACGTTCTATGCTGCCGGACAAACTGGTCAGCAATTGCTTTTAGGTGCATACAGTGCACTGGAGCGTCAGATTGGTATGGGTAAAGTTGAGATGTTTACCCGTCACGAAATGCTTGAGGTTGTTGTGATTGAAGGTAAAGCACGTGGTATTATTGCACGTAACTTAATCACTGGTGAGCTGGAGCGTCATTTCGGCCATGCTGTATTATTGGGAACAGGTGGATACGGAAACGTATTTTTCCTTTCTACCAATGCAATGGGTAGTAATGTTACTGCTGCCTGGAAAGCACATAAAAAAGGAGCTTTCTTTGGTAATCCTTGTTTTACCCAGATCCACCCAACGTGTATCCCGGTATCAGGAGATCACCAATCTAAATTAACCCTGATGTCTGAGTCATTACGTAATGACGGACGTATCTGGGTGCCTAAGAAAAAAGACGATCAGCGTAAAGCAACAGATATTCCTGAAGAGGAAAGAGATTATTACTTAGAGCGTCGTTACCCTGCTTTTGGTAACCTTGTACCACGTGATGTGGCTTCAAGAGCGGCTAAAGAGCGTTGTGATGCAGGTTATGGTGTAGGTTCATCTAAACTGGCTGTATATCTGGATTTCACTGCGAATACAGAGCGTTACGGACGTATTGAGGCTTCTGTCCACAATATTCATAACCCGGATAAAGAAACTTGTATGCGCCTGGGTCGTGAAGTAATCAAAGAAAAATACGGAAACCTGTTTGACATGTATAAACAGATTACCGGTGAAGATCCTTATGAATTGCCTATGCGTATTTATCCTGCGGTTCACTATACAATGGGTGGACTATGGGTAGATTATAACCTGATGACAACTGTACCGGGCTTATATGCTTTAGGTGAAGCTAACTTTTCAGACCATGGCGCTAACCGTTTAGGTGCTTCTGCTTTAATGCAGGGACTTGCGGATGGTTACTTTGTGATTCCTTATACTATTGGTTCTTATATCTCCAAAGAGCTTGCTACTAAAGCAATTCCGCTGGATCACCCGGCATTTGTAGAGGCTGAGGCTAGTGTTAAAGCTATCCTTGATCAGTTTATCTCTATCAAAGGAACCAAATCGGTGGATTATTTCCACAAGCGATTAGGTAAGATCATGTGGGAAAAATGTGGAATGGCCCGTAATGCACAGGGATTATCTGAAGCAATTGCTGAAATTCAGCAGCTGCGTAAAGAATTCTGGTCTGATTTACGTGTTCCCGGTTCAACTAATGAGTTCAACCCTGAACTGGAGAAAGCCGGCCGTGTGGCTGACTTTATCGAGTTAGGTGAGTTGATGTGTCTGGATGCATTGAACAGAAATGAATCATGCGGAGGTCACTTCAGAGAAGAATATCAGACTGACGAGGGTGAAGCTTTAAGGGATGATGAAAACTATGCTTATGTTTCAGCATGGGAATACAAGGGGGATGTTAAATTTGAACTTCATAAAGAAGAATTGAAATTCGAAAACATCAAAATTGCACAAAGAAGTTATAAATAA
- a CDS encoding succinate dehydrogenase cytochrome b subunit, whose protein sequence is MASFGNAFSSSIGKKLIMGITGLFLILFLIVHCFINSLIFLNDGGLTFNLGAHFMATNWLIRGSEVILMVGLLLHIVQGLRLTFQNQAARPVKYAVSDGNANSKWYSRSMGLLGTLLLIFLIVHLSNFWVVSRFTGIPTEDLNGHEDLFAVMKETFQNVWIVVLYVLAMGSLAYHLLHGFASAFQTLGWNHKKYTPLIKGLGVWYSIIIAVLFAAMPIAVYAGLIK, encoded by the coding sequence ATGGCTAGTTTCGGAAACGCTTTTTCCTCGTCTATAGGAAAAAAACTAATAATGGGTATCACCGGCCTGTTTCTTATTTTATTTCTAATCGTACATTGCTTTATCAATTCGTTGATATTTCTGAATGACGGTGGATTAACATTCAATCTTGGTGCGCACTTTATGGCTACTAACTGGTTAATCAGGGGGTCAGAAGTTATCCTGATGGTTGGTTTGCTTTTACACATTGTACAAGGTCTTCGTCTGACTTTTCAAAATCAGGCAGCCCGTCCGGTAAAGTATGCAGTAAGTGATGGAAATGCAAATAGTAAATGGTACTCCCGTTCAATGGGATTATTAGGTACGTTATTGCTGATCTTTCTGATTGTGCATTTGTCTAATTTCTGGGTAGTATCCCGTTTTACAGGTATCCCTACAGAAGACTTAAATGGACATGAAGATTTGTTCGCAGTGATGAAAGAGACTTTTCAAAATGTTTGGATCGTGGTTTTATATGTCCTTGCAATGGGATCGTTAGCTTACCATTTATTACATGGTTTTGCTTCTGCATTCCAGACACTGGGATGGAATCACAAAAAATACACTCCGCTTATTAAAGGATTGGGAGTATGGTATTCGATTATCATTGCAGTACTTTTTGCTGCTATGCCGATTGCAGTTTATGCAGGGCTTATTAAATAA